The Streptomyces sp. NBC_01353 genome contains a region encoding:
- a CDS encoding ABC transporter ATP-binding protein, with amino-acid sequence MSDVLELVDVSVVRDGRALVDDVSWSVKEGERWVILGPNGAGKTTLLNIASSYLFPSAGTARVLGEQLGGVGTDVFDLRPRIGMAGIAMAEKLPKKQTVLQTVLTAAYGMTATWHEDYDAVDEQRARAFLDRLGMTEYLDRKFGTLSEGERKRTLIARAMMTDPELLLLDEPAAGLDLGGREDLVRRLGRLARDPYAPSMIMVTHHVEEIAPGFTHVLMIRQGKVLAAGPMETELTSRNLSLCFGLPLVVEHVGDRYTAQGLPLK; translated from the coding sequence ATGAGCGATGTACTGGAGCTGGTGGACGTATCCGTGGTCCGCGACGGACGGGCTCTGGTGGACGATGTCTCCTGGTCGGTCAAGGAGGGCGAGCGGTGGGTCATCCTCGGCCCCAACGGCGCCGGCAAGACCACCCTCCTCAACATCGCCTCCAGCTACCTCTTCCCCTCCGCCGGCACCGCCCGCGTCCTCGGCGAGCAGCTCGGCGGCGTCGGCACCGACGTCTTCGACCTCCGCCCCCGCATCGGCATGGCCGGCATCGCCATGGCGGAGAAGCTCCCCAAGAAGCAGACCGTCCTGCAGACCGTCCTCACCGCCGCGTACGGCATGACCGCCACCTGGCACGAGGACTACGACGCCGTCGACGAGCAGCGCGCCCGCGCCTTCCTCGACCGCCTCGGCATGACCGAGTACCTGGACCGCAAGTTCGGCACCCTCTCCGAGGGCGAGCGCAAGCGCACCCTGATCGCCCGCGCGATGATGACCGACCCCGAGCTCCTCCTCCTCGACGAGCCCGCCGCCGGACTCGACCTCGGCGGCCGCGAGGACCTCGTCCGGCGCCTCGGCCGCCTCGCCCGCGACCCGTACGCCCCCTCCATGATCATGGTCACCCACCATGTCGAGGAGATCGCCCCGGGCTTCACCCACGTCCTGATGATCCGTCAGGGCAAGGTGCTGGCGGCCGGCCCGATGGAGACCGAGCTGACCTCCCGCAACCTCTCCCTCTGCTTCGGCCTGCCGCTCGTCGTCGAGCACGTCGGCGACCGCTACACCGCCCAGGGCCTCCCGCTGAAGTAG
- a CDS encoding NfeD family protein encodes MDIDAWVWWLIGAVGLGIPLVLTAMPEFGMFAVGAIAGAVTAGLGFGIVAQVVVFVVVSVALLAVVRPIAARHRNGLPQHASGIDALKGRQAVVLERVDGNGGRIKLAGEIWSARALDSGLAFEPGEQVDVVDIDGATAVVM; translated from the coding sequence GTGGACATCGACGCATGGGTCTGGTGGCTGATCGGCGCGGTAGGACTCGGCATTCCGCTCGTCCTGACCGCGATGCCCGAATTCGGCATGTTCGCCGTCGGTGCGATCGCCGGAGCCGTGACCGCAGGTCTCGGTTTCGGCATCGTCGCGCAGGTGGTCGTCTTCGTCGTCGTCTCCGTCGCGCTCCTCGCGGTGGTACGACCCATCGCCGCCCGCCATCGCAACGGCCTGCCCCAGCACGCCAGCGGCATCGACGCGCTGAAAGGCCGTCAAGCCGTTGTCCTGGAACGGGTCGACGGCAACGGCGGCCGCATCAAGCTCGCCGGTGAGATCTGGTCCGCCCGCGCGCTCGACTCCGGCCTTGCCTTCGAACCCGGAGAGCAGGTCGACGTCGTCGACATCGACGGGGCGACCGCCGTGGTCATGTGA
- a CDS encoding transglycosylase SLT domain-containing protein: MSANTPGHSRRLNKTHKASIAGVAVLGAAALGFSLVPANAATEVEPQALANTQQVALAYNADSAQAKALQASLADQTASIGLKAKQEAEAKAAAAAAKAKADAKAKADAKAKAAAKAKAEAEAKKRAAAKAAASRAAARTPIFANNLDGWIREALFIMDKHNIPGTYEGIHRNIMRESSGNPRAINNWDINAINGVPSKGLLQVIYPTFKTYHVAGTKFDQYDPVANIVAACNYAADRYGSMDNVNSAY; the protein is encoded by the coding sequence ATGTCTGCGAACACTCCTGGTCACAGTCGTCGTCTGAACAAGACCCACAAGGCTTCGATCGCCGGTGTCGCCGTTCTCGGCGCCGCAGCCCTCGGCTTCTCCCTCGTGCCGGCGAACGCCGCCACCGAGGTCGAGCCGCAGGCGCTGGCGAACACGCAGCAGGTCGCCCTGGCCTACAACGCTGACAGCGCGCAGGCCAAGGCCCTGCAGGCCAGCCTCGCCGACCAGACCGCGAGCATCGGTCTGAAGGCCAAGCAGGAGGCCGAGGCCAAGGCCGCCGCAGCCGCCGCGAAGGCGAAGGCCGACGCGAAGGCCAAGGCCGACGCCAAGGCGAAGGCCGCTGCCAAGGCCAAGGCCGAGGCCGAGGCGAAGAAGCGCGCCGCGGCGAAGGCGGCCGCGAGCCGTGCCGCCGCCCGTACGCCGATCTTCGCGAACAACCTCGACGGCTGGATCCGCGAGGCGCTGTTCATCATGGACAAGCACAACATTCCGGGTACCTACGAGGGCATCCACCGCAACATCATGCGGGAGTCCAGCGGTAACCCGCGGGCCATCAACAACTGGGACATCAACGCCATCAACGGTGTCCCGTCGAAGGGCCTGCTCCAGGTCATCTACCCGACCTTCAAGACGTACCACGTGGCCGGCACGAAGTTCGACCAGTACGACCCGGTCGCGAACATCGTCGCGGCGTGCAACTACGCCGCTGACCGCTACGGCTCGATGGACAACGTGAACAGCGCCTACTGA
- a CDS encoding response regulator transcription factor: MGDGRTIRVLLVDDHQVVRRGLRTFLEIQDDIEVVGEAADGAEGIARAEELRPDVVLMDVKMPGMDGIEALRKLRELANPARVLIVTSFTEQRTVVPALRAGASGYVYKDVDPDALAGAIRSVHAGHVLLQPEVAGALLSQEDGQGGTGRGSTLTEREREVLGLIADGRSNREIARALVLSEKTVKTHVSNILMKLDLADRTQAALWAVRHGLTS; the protein is encoded by the coding sequence GTGGGAGACGGGAGGACCATTCGTGTTCTGCTGGTCGACGACCACCAGGTGGTCCGGCGCGGCCTGCGGACCTTCCTGGAGATCCAGGACGACATAGAGGTCGTGGGCGAGGCGGCCGACGGAGCCGAGGGCATCGCGCGCGCCGAGGAGCTGCGGCCCGACGTCGTCCTCATGGACGTCAAGATGCCCGGCATGGACGGCATCGAGGCGCTGCGGAAGCTGCGCGAGCTGGCCAATCCGGCGAGGGTGCTGATCGTCACCAGCTTCACCGAGCAGCGCACGGTCGTTCCCGCGCTGCGTGCGGGTGCCTCGGGGTACGTCTACAAGGACGTGGACCCGGACGCGCTGGCCGGCGCCATCCGCTCCGTACACGCGGGGCACGTGCTGCTCCAGCCGGAGGTGGCCGGGGCGCTGCTCTCCCAGGAGGACGGCCAGGGCGGCACCGGTCGAGGGTCCACGCTCACCGAGCGCGAGCGCGAGGTCCTCGGCCTGATCGCGGACGGCCGGTCCAACCGCGAGATCGCCCGGGCGCTCGTCCTCTCGGAGAAGACGGTCAAGACGCATGTGTCGAACATCCTGATGAAGCTCGATCTCGCGGACCGGACGCAGGCGGCGCTCTGGGCGGTGCGGCACGGCCTGACCTCGTGA
- a CDS encoding sulfite exporter TauE/SafE family protein, with the protein MSIWEVLAVFAAGVGAGTINTIVGSGTLITFPVLLLTGLPPVTATVSNALGLIPGSISGAIGYREELKGQRRRILRLGSVAAIGGLCGAVLLLMLPARAFETIVPVLVALALVLVVLQPRLSKAVQARRERKGSQGDPDGGPLLLTGLLLASVYGGYFTAAQGIIYLSLMGMLLADTLQRLNAVKNVLAAIVNSIAALFFLFVADFDWTAVVLIAVGSAIGGQIGAKVGRRLPPPVLRGVIVTVGTAAIVQLLLR; encoded by the coding sequence TTGTCCATCTGGGAAGTACTGGCCGTTTTCGCGGCCGGCGTCGGAGCCGGCACCATCAACACCATCGTCGGATCGGGAACGCTGATCACGTTCCCCGTCCTCCTCCTCACCGGACTGCCCCCGGTCACGGCCACCGTCTCCAACGCCCTCGGTCTCATCCCCGGCTCCATCAGCGGAGCCATCGGCTACCGCGAGGAACTCAAGGGCCAGCGCCGCCGCATCCTCCGCCTCGGCTCCGTCGCCGCGATCGGCGGACTCTGCGGAGCCGTCCTCCTGCTGATGCTCCCGGCCCGGGCGTTCGAGACCATCGTCCCCGTCCTCGTCGCCCTCGCACTGGTCCTGGTCGTCCTCCAGCCCCGGCTCTCCAAGGCCGTACAGGCCCGCCGCGAACGCAAAGGCAGTCAAGGAGACCCCGACGGCGGCCCGCTCCTGTTGACCGGACTGCTCCTCGCCAGCGTCTACGGCGGCTACTTCACCGCCGCCCAGGGGATCATCTACCTCTCCCTCATGGGAATGCTCCTCGCCGACACCCTCCAGCGCCTCAACGCCGTCAAGAACGTCCTCGCCGCGATCGTCAACAGCATCGCCGCGCTCTTCTTCCTCTTCGTCGCCGACTTCGACTGGACCGCCGTCGTGCTCATCGCCGTCGGCTCGGCCATCGGCGGCCAGATCGGCGCCAAGGTCGGCCGCCGCCTCCCCCCGCCCGTCCTACGCGGCGTCATCGTCACCGTCGGCACCGCCGCCATCGTGCAGCTGCTGCTCCGCTGA
- a CDS encoding GAF domain-containing sensor histidine kinase codes for MSHRPSSGLAAVSTALLAMSRHLEVRDVLKTIVASARELLDAEYAALGVPDDHGGFAQFVVDGVSDEQWRAIGPLPRQHGILAAMLHKAEPERLADVRKDPRFEGWPSAHPEMSDFLGLPIQDGEETIGALFLANKRCPKPDGGCGFTEQDEELLSILAQHAAIALTNARLYERSRELTIAEERSRLAHELHDAVSQKLFSLRLTAQAAAALVDRDPTRAKGELQQVAALAAEAADELRAAVVELRPAALDEDGLVHTLRTQIQVLDRAHSARVTFDSSGVRALPAAQEEAMLRVAQEALHNALRHAEPELVAVSLVRAGQGALLTVSDDGKGFDPRTVRRAGRHLGLVSMRDRAAGVGGRLTVTSEPGRGTTIEMEVPGG; via the coding sequence ATGAGTCATCGACCGAGCTCCGGCCTGGCCGCCGTGAGCACCGCACTCCTGGCGATGAGCCGCCATCTGGAGGTGCGCGACGTCCTCAAGACGATCGTGGCCTCCGCCCGCGAGCTCCTCGACGCCGAGTACGCGGCGCTGGGCGTTCCGGACGACCACGGCGGCTTCGCCCAGTTCGTCGTCGACGGCGTCAGCGACGAGCAGTGGCGGGCCATCGGGCCGCTGCCGCGCCAGCACGGCATCCTCGCGGCCATGCTCCACAAGGCCGAGCCCGAGCGGCTCGCGGACGTACGCAAGGACCCCCGCTTCGAGGGCTGGCCCTCCGCCCACCCGGAGATGTCCGACTTCCTCGGCCTGCCCATCCAGGACGGCGAGGAGACCATCGGCGCCCTCTTCCTCGCCAACAAGCGCTGCCCCAAGCCGGACGGCGGCTGCGGCTTCACCGAGCAGGACGAGGAGCTGCTCTCGATCCTCGCGCAGCACGCCGCCATCGCCCTGACCAACGCCCGGCTCTACGAGCGCAGCCGCGAGCTCACCATCGCCGAGGAGCGCTCGCGCCTCGCCCACGAGCTGCACGACGCCGTCAGCCAGAAGCTCTTCTCGCTGCGCCTCACCGCCCAGGCCGCGGCCGCCCTCGTCGACCGGGACCCGACCCGCGCCAAGGGCGAGCTCCAGCAGGTCGCCGCGCTCGCCGCCGAGGCCGCGGACGAGCTGCGCGCCGCCGTCGTGGAGCTGCGGCCCGCCGCGCTCGACGAGGACGGGCTCGTCCACACCCTCCGCACGCAGATCCAGGTCCTGGACCGGGCCCACAGCGCTCGTGTCACCTTCGACAGCTCGGGGGTGCGCGCGCTGCCCGCCGCGCAGGAGGAGGCCATGCTGCGGGTCGCCCAGGAGGCCCTGCACAACGCCCTGCGCCACGCGGAGCCGGAGCTGGTCGCCGTCTCCCTGGTCCGTGCCGGCCAGGGCGCGCTGCTCACCGTCTCCGACGACGGCAAGGGCTTCGACCCCCGCACGGTCCGCAGGGCGGGCCGGCACCTCGGTCTCGTCTCCATGCGGGACCGGGCCGCCGGAGTCGGCGGCAGACTCACCGTGACATCGGAGCCCGGCCGAGGCACCACGATCGAGATGGAGGTCCCCGGTGGGTGA
- a CDS encoding SPFH domain-containing protein, protein MSAVIIVLIILVVLVFIALIKTIQVIPQASAAIVERFGRYTRTLNAGLNIVVPFIDSIRNRIDLREQVVPFPPQPVITQDNLVVNIDTVIYYQVTDARAATYEVASYIQAIEQLTVTTLRNIIGGMDLERTLTSREEINAALRGVLDEATGKWGIRVNRVELKAIEPPTSIQDSMEKQMRADRDKRAAILTAEGIRQSQILTAEGEKQSAILRAEGEAKAAALRAEGEAQAVRTVFEAIHAGDPDQKLLSYQYLQMLPKIAEGDANKLWIVPSEIGDALKGLSGAFGNLGGGMPGFNTGTVPGSRTGTETERREVPPVD, encoded by the coding sequence ATGTCAGCAGTCATCATCGTCCTGATCATTCTGGTGGTGCTTGTCTTCATCGCCCTGATCAAGACGATCCAGGTCATCCCGCAGGCGAGCGCCGCGATCGTCGAGCGCTTCGGCCGCTACACCCGCACCCTCAACGCCGGCCTGAACATCGTCGTCCCGTTCATCGACTCGATCCGCAACCGGATCGACCTCCGCGAACAGGTCGTCCCGTTCCCGCCGCAGCCCGTGATCACCCAGGACAACCTGGTCGTCAACATCGACACCGTCATCTACTACCAGGTGACCGACGCCCGCGCCGCGACCTACGAGGTCGCCAGCTACATCCAGGCCATCGAGCAGCTCACCGTCACCACCCTGCGCAACATCATCGGCGGCATGGACCTGGAACGCACCCTCACCTCCCGCGAGGAGATCAACGCGGCCCTGCGCGGCGTCCTCGACGAGGCCACCGGCAAGTGGGGCATCCGCGTCAACCGCGTCGAGCTCAAGGCGATCGAGCCGCCGACCTCCATCCAGGACTCGATGGAGAAGCAGATGCGCGCCGACCGCGACAAGCGCGCCGCCATCCTCACCGCCGAGGGCATCCGCCAGTCGCAGATCCTCACCGCCGAGGGCGAGAAGCAGTCCGCGATCCTCCGCGCCGAGGGTGAGGCCAAGGCCGCAGCCCTGCGTGCCGAGGGCGAGGCCCAGGCCGTCCGTACGGTCTTCGAGGCCATCCATGCCGGAGACCCGGACCAGAAGCTCCTCTCGTACCAGTACCTCCAGATGCTCCCGAAGATCGCCGAGGGCGACGCCAACAAGCTCTGGATCGTGCCCAGCGAGATCGGCGACGCGCTCAAGGGCCTCTCCGGCGCCTTCGGCAATCTCGGCGGCGGAATGCCCGGCTTCAACACCGGCACGGTGCCCGGCAGCCGCACCGGCACCGAGACCGAACGCCGCGAAGTGCCCCCGGTCGACTGA
- a CDS encoding FHA domain-containing protein — translation MGHGVPELVLELNGRTWTLDPSRSYTLGRDPQGDLVIDDARVSWRHATISWGGRSWVIEDHGSTNGTFVQGQRIHQMEIGPGSAVHLGNATDGPRLNLAGGAPAQQQAAAQAPHAAQAAHGAPNAQQADWATHQAPPPQQSWQQQGQGQQFPHQQGGPAEQLAQRAPGQGGGAAGAPPVYGDRSPTTFHQLALGHVMRIGRALENELVVSDLQVSRHHAEFHATPDGRFEIRDLGSHNGTYVNGQPIAKGGSVLIGPNDIVGVGHSTFRMVGGQLEEFVDTGEVSFSARHLTVTVDGGKQILKDVSFGVPEKSLIGVIGPSGSGKSTLLKALTGYRPANEGDVLYDNRSLYKQFAELRQRIGLVPQDDILHKELTVQKALRYAAKLRFPGDTAPAEREARIDEVLRELKLDIHKEKKVTSLSGGQRKRVSVALELLTKPSLIFLDEPTSGLDPGMDRDVMQLLRGLADDGRTVLVVTHSVAELGLCDKLLVMAPGGSVAYFGPPEEALNFFGYSTWADVFSAFENYRDYDWAGRWKGSQHYQMYAADIDAVAAQPVQMPQQAMARQPKPQGWGSQLWTLIRRYSSVIASDKGFIGLMVILPAVLGLVSVVIPADFGLAPPKPPSRFNGDAGTIMLILAVGMCFSGAANSVRELIKERVIYERERATGLSRSAYLMSKVIVLGVITAIQGVIICGIGFATRELPAEGLVLPPAVELCVTIIALGFTSMMFGLVISSLVKTAEKTMPLLVMFAIVQVVFTGILFQVYGSPGLEQFAWLMPSRWAIAAAGSTLDLAHLMPPWDHKDPTNLDPLWDHTVGQWGFNLTILLLIGIACGFAVARLLRRHEPEVMRK, via the coding sequence GTGGGGCATGGAGTGCCAGAACTCGTACTGGAATTGAACGGAAGGACCTGGACTCTCGATCCGTCCAGGTCGTACACCCTGGGACGTGATCCGCAGGGTGACCTGGTGATCGACGACGCCAGGGTCTCGTGGCGCCACGCCACCATCAGCTGGGGCGGCCGGAGTTGGGTCATCGAGGACCACGGCTCGACCAACGGCACCTTTGTACAGGGGCAGCGGATCCATCAGATGGAGATCGGCCCCGGCTCCGCGGTACACCTCGGCAACGCGACCGACGGCCCGCGGCTGAACCTCGCCGGCGGCGCCCCGGCCCAGCAACAGGCAGCGGCCCAGGCGCCGCACGCGGCGCAGGCGGCCCACGGCGCGCCGAACGCACAGCAGGCCGACTGGGCCACGCATCAGGCCCCGCCGCCGCAGCAGAGCTGGCAGCAGCAGGGGCAGGGACAGCAGTTCCCGCACCAGCAGGGCGGCCCCGCCGAGCAGTTGGCGCAGCGGGCGCCCGGCCAGGGCGGCGGAGCCGCGGGGGCGCCGCCGGTCTACGGGGACCGCAGCCCCACCACGTTCCACCAGCTGGCCCTCGGCCACGTCATGCGTATCGGTCGTGCGCTCGAGAACGAACTGGTCGTCTCCGACCTCCAGGTCTCGCGCCATCACGCCGAGTTCCACGCCACGCCCGACGGTCGCTTCGAGATCCGTGACCTCGGCTCGCACAACGGCACGTACGTCAACGGTCAGCCGATCGCCAAGGGCGGCTCCGTCCTCATCGGCCCCAACGACATCGTCGGTGTCGGCCACTCGACCTTCCGGATGGTCGGCGGCCAGCTCGAGGAGTTCGTCGACACCGGTGAGGTCTCCTTCTCTGCCCGCCACCTGACGGTCACCGTCGACGGCGGCAAGCAGATCCTCAAGGACGTCTCCTTCGGCGTCCCCGAGAAGTCGCTGATCGGTGTCATCGGCCCGTCCGGCTCCGGCAAGTCCACCCTGCTCAAGGCGCTCACCGGATACCGCCCGGCCAACGAGGGCGATGTCCTCTACGACAACCGGAGCCTCTACAAGCAGTTCGCCGAGCTGCGCCAGCGCATCGGTCTGGTCCCGCAGGACGACATCCTGCACAAGGAGCTGACCGTCCAGAAGGCGCTGCGCTACGCGGCCAAGCTCCGCTTCCCCGGCGACACCGCCCCGGCCGAGCGCGAGGCCCGTATCGACGAGGTGCTGCGCGAGCTCAAGCTCGACATCCACAAGGAGAAGAAGGTCACCTCCCTCTCCGGTGGCCAGCGCAAGCGTGTCTCCGTCGCCCTGGAGCTCCTCACCAAGCCCTCGCTGATCTTCCTGGACGAGCCGACCTCCGGCCTCGACCCGGGCATGGACCGCGACGTCATGCAGCTGCTCCGCGGCCTCGCGGACGACGGCCGCACGGTCCTCGTCGTCACCCACTCGGTGGCCGAGCTGGGCCTGTGCGACAAGCTCCTCGTCATGGCGCCCGGCGGCTCCGTGGCCTACTTCGGTCCGCCGGAGGAGGCGCTGAACTTCTTCGGCTACAGCACCTGGGCCGATGTCTTCTCCGCGTTCGAGAACTACCGCGACTACGACTGGGCGGGCCGCTGGAAGGGCTCGCAGCACTACCAGATGTACGCCGCGGACATCGACGCCGTCGCCGCGCAGCCGGTCCAGATGCCGCAGCAGGCCATGGCCAGGCAGCCCAAGCCGCAGGGCTGGGGCTCGCAGCTGTGGACCCTGATCCGCCGCTACTCCTCGGTCATCGCCTCGGACAAGGGCTTCATCGGCCTGATGGTGATCCTGCCGGCCGTCCTCGGCCTGGTCTCGGTCGTCATCCCGGCCGACTTCGGCCTCGCGCCGCCGAAGCCGCCGTCCCGCTTCAACGGCGACGCCGGCACGATCATGCTGATCCTCGCGGTCGGCATGTGCTTCTCGGGCGCAGCCAACTCCGTACGAGAGCTGATCAAGGAGCGGGTCATCTACGAACGGGAGCGGGCCACCGGCCTGTCCCGCTCGGCGTACCTGATGTCCAAGGTCATCGTCCTCGGCGTGATCACCGCCATCCAGGGCGTGATCATCTGCGGTATCGGCTTCGCCACCCGTGAGCTGCCGGCCGAGGGTCTGGTGCTCCCGCCGGCCGTCGAGCTCTGCGTCACGATCATCGCGCTCGGCTTCACCTCGATGATGTTCGGCCTGGTCATCTCATCGCTGGTGAAGACCGCCGAGAAGACGATGCCGCTGCTCGTGATGTTCGCGATCGTCCAGGTCGTGTTCACCGGCATCCTCTTCCAGGTGTACGGATCGCCCGGCCTGGAGCAGTTCGCCTGGCTGATGCCCTCGCGCTGGGCCATCGCCGCCGCGGGCTCGACCCTCGACCTGGCGCACCTCATGCCGCCGTGGGACCACAAGGACCCGACCAACCTGGACCCGCTGTGGGACCACACGGTCGGCCAGTGGGGCTTCAACCTCACGATCCTGCTGCTCATCGGCATCGCCTGCGGCTTCGCGGTGGCGCGTCTGCTGCGCCGCCACGAGCCCGAGGTCATGCGCAAGTAG
- a CDS encoding chaplin, giving the protein MKNLKKAAALTMIAGGIVAAGAGVASAHGGADAHGEALNSPGVASGNLVQVPVHVPVNVSGNTVNVIGLLNPAFANGAVNH; this is encoded by the coding sequence GTGAAGAACCTGAAGAAGGCCGCTGCCCTCACCATGATCGCCGGTGGCATCGTCGCCGCGGGTGCGGGTGTCGCCTCCGCCCACGGTGGGGCGGACGCGCATGGCGAAGCCCTCAACTCGCCGGGCGTCGCGTCCGGCAACCTGGTGCAGGTCCCGGTCCACGTCCCGGTGAACGTCTCCGGCAACACGGTCAACGTGATCGGCCTGCTGAACCCGGCCTTCGCGAACGGCGCCGTCAACCACTGA
- a CDS encoding S-adenosylmethionine:tRNA ribosyltransferase-isomerase, with translation MRVSAAVTVPEELSARVPAEQRGPGRGREDVRLMVSHGTKVSHHAFRELPALLRAGDVLVVNTSATLAAAVTGLLGGKSGGEAVVVHFSTRGDDSRWAVEVREPDGRGGTRPRAGGPAGTVVRLPGGARLVLEEPLVAGAARLWWARADTSVPELLARYGRPIRYGYTERDQPLAAYQTVFALPSPDGSGSAEMPSAGRPFTAALVAELVRRGVQFAPLTLHTGVASAEAHEPPYPERFEVPASTAWLVNAARVGSKGGPRSESLEGRWRATGGRVIAVGTTAVRALESAADGSGLVRSAAGWTDLVVTPTRGVRVVDGLLTGLHEPEASHLLMLEAIAGQPALCRAYTEAVQELYLWHEFGDVHLILPKESPHHAHVRSNAR, from the coding sequence ATGAGGGTGTCGGCGGCCGTCACCGTGCCCGAGGAGCTGTCCGCGCGTGTTCCGGCCGAGCAGCGTGGGCCGGGGCGGGGACGGGAGGACGTGCGGCTGATGGTGTCGCACGGGACGAAGGTGTCGCACCACGCGTTCCGGGAGCTGCCGGCGCTGCTGCGGGCCGGTGACGTGCTCGTCGTCAATACGAGTGCGACGCTCGCCGCCGCCGTGACCGGGCTGCTGGGTGGGAAGAGCGGTGGGGAGGCGGTGGTCGTGCACTTCTCGACGCGTGGGGACGACAGCCGGTGGGCGGTGGAGGTGCGGGAGCCGGACGGGCGGGGCGGCACCCGGCCGCGGGCGGGTGGTCCCGCGGGCACGGTGGTCCGGCTGCCCGGAGGGGCGCGCCTCGTGCTGGAGGAGCCGCTGGTGGCGGGGGCTGCCCGGCTGTGGTGGGCGCGGGCGGACACCTCCGTACCGGAGCTGCTCGCGCGGTACGGGCGGCCGATCCGGTACGGGTACACGGAGCGGGACCAGCCGCTGGCCGCGTATCAGACGGTCTTCGCGCTCCCTTCCCCCGACGGTTCGGGGTCGGCGGAGATGCCGAGCGCGGGCCGGCCGTTCACTGCCGCTCTCGTGGCGGAGCTGGTGCGCCGGGGGGTGCAGTTCGCTCCCCTCACCCTGCATACGGGGGTGGCGTCGGCCGAGGCCCATGAGCCGCCGTACCCGGAGCGCTTCGAGGTCCCGGCGTCGACGGCGTGGCTGGTGAACGCCGCGAGGGTGGGCAGCAAGGGGGGCCCGCGAAGCGAATCCTTGGAAGGGCGGTGGCGGGCGACGGGTGGGCGGGTGATCGCCGTGGGGACGACGGCCGTGAGGGCCCTGGAGTCCGCCGCCGATGGGAGCGGACTCGTACGGTCCGCGGCGGGGTGGACGGATCTGGTGGTGACGCCGACGCGTGGGGTGCGGGTGGTGGACGGGCTGCTGACCGGGCTGCACGAGCCCGAGGCCTCACATCTGCTGATGCTGGAGGCGATCGCCGGGCAGCCCGCTCTGTGCCGTGCCTATACGGAGGCGGTGCAAGAGCTCTACCTCTGGCACGAGTTCGGCGACGTCCACCTCATCCTCCCGAAGGAGAGCCCTCACCATGCGCACGTGCGAAGCAACGCGCGGTGA
- a CDS encoding SDR family oxidoreductase, whose protein sequence is MPVAIITGASKGLGRALAGALAGRGWDLVLDARTAKVLEESAEAARARGARVVALPGDVTDGAHRRELVAAARELGGLDLLVSNASALGAEPLVRLDTLPLDGLRAALETNVVAALGLVQEALPLLRESAVGAVVAVSSDAAAEAYETWGGYGASKAALDQLVAVLAVEEPGLRVWAVDPGDMNTDLYAAAVPEDDDPRPEPGAVVPGFLTLLDRRPASGRYAAADLVEAVL, encoded by the coding sequence ATGCCAGTCGCGATCATCACGGGTGCGTCGAAGGGTCTTGGCCGGGCGCTGGCGGGCGCGCTGGCCGGGCGGGGCTGGGATCTGGTGCTCGACGCCCGGACGGCGAAGGTTCTCGAGGAGAGTGCGGAGGCGGCACGCGCGCGTGGGGCGCGGGTGGTGGCGCTGCCCGGGGATGTGACGGACGGGGCGCACCGCCGGGAGCTGGTGGCGGCGGCGCGGGAGCTCGGCGGGCTCGATCTGCTGGTGAGCAACGCGAGCGCGCTGGGGGCCGAACCTCTGGTGCGGCTGGACACCCTGCCCCTGGACGGTCTGCGGGCGGCGCTGGAGACGAACGTGGTGGCCGCCCTGGGACTCGTACAGGAGGCGCTGCCGCTGCTGAGGGAGAGCGCCGTGGGGGCGGTGGTCGCGGTGAGCTCGGACGCGGCTGCGGAGGCGTACGAGACGTGGGGCGGTTACGGGGCGTCGAAGGCGGCGCTGGACCAGCTGGTGGCGGTGCTGGCGGTCGAGGAGCCGGGGCTGCGGGTGTGGGCGGTGGATCCGGGGGACATGAACACGGACCTGTACGCGGCGGCCGTCCCTGAGGACGACGATCCGCGGCCGGAGCCGGGGGCGGTGGTGCCGGGGTTCCTCACGCTGCTCGACCGCAGGCCGGCGAGCGGCCGGTACGCGGCGGCGGATCTGGTGGAGGCGGTCCTATGA